A portion of the Planctomycetota bacterium genome contains these proteins:
- a CDS encoding ABC transporter permease: MSFILEIIRLGLSNLRLHMLRSILTALGIIFGVLAVIVMSSLGEGSKRQALAQIERLGAKNIIVRSQKPPESQNQQSGQQRSFVSRFGITRLDLEVIQANFPDAEAIVPLKEIGGQVIKDELRRTSQAYGTTPDLQRVANLTVAQGRYLTTTDLEARLPVCVIGAEVANQLFPLEDPIGKTLRVDAKPFTVVGVLAPIGLAGGAGAALIGRDLNLDVHVPLTAAREMFGDLVIRGSSGSMQANSTEISEIYIACPNRDRVLNDADRLRLIMKNRHPGLPDVTLIVPYELLENARRTALTYNLIFGAIAAISLLVGGIGIMNIMLASVTERIREIGIRRALGATRKHIMWQFLVETGVLSAIGGLVGVGVGVGGSLAVGWAVPSMPTALTLWSILLSFAVATATGLIFGLYPARRASAQDPIVALRHD, from the coding sequence GTGAGCTTCATCCTCGAGATCATCCGGCTGGGTCTGTCGAACCTCCGCCTGCACATGCTGCGGTCCATCCTCACCGCGCTGGGGATCATCTTCGGCGTGCTGGCGGTGATCGTGATGAGCAGCCTGGGCGAGGGCAGCAAGCGCCAGGCGCTCGCGCAGATCGAGCGCCTCGGGGCGAAGAACATCATCGTGCGCTCGCAGAAGCCCCCGGAGTCGCAGAACCAGCAGAGCGGGCAGCAGCGCAGCTTCGTGAGCCGCTTCGGCATCACGCGGCTGGACCTGGAGGTCATCCAGGCGAACTTCCCCGATGCCGAGGCGATCGTGCCGCTCAAGGAGATCGGCGGGCAGGTGATCAAGGACGAACTCCGCCGCACAAGCCAGGCCTACGGCACCACGCCGGACCTGCAACGCGTGGCGAACCTCACCGTCGCGCAGGGGCGGTACCTCACGACCACGGATCTGGAAGCGCGCCTGCCCGTGTGCGTCATCGGGGCGGAGGTGGCGAACCAGTTGTTCCCGCTCGAAGACCCCATCGGCAAGACGCTGCGCGTGGACGCCAAGCCGTTCACGGTCGTGGGCGTGCTCGCGCCCATCGGGCTGGCCGGGGGCGCAGGGGCCGCTCTCATCGGACGCGACCTCAACCTCGACGTGCACGTCCCGCTCACGGCGGCCCGCGAGATGTTCGGCGACCTGGTGATCCGCGGGAGCAGCGGGTCGATGCAGGCCAACTCCACCGAGATCAGCGAGATCTACATCGCGTGCCCCAACCGCGACCGCGTGCTCAACGACGCCGACCGCCTGCGCCTCATCATGAAGAACCGGCACCCGGGCCTGCCCGACGTCACGCTCATCGTGCCGTACGAGCTGCTCGAGAACGCCCGCCGCACGGCCCTCACCTACAACCTGATCTTCGGCGCCATCGCCGCGATCTCGCTGCTCGTCGGCGGCATCGGCATCATGAACATCATGCTCGCCAGCGTGACGGAGCGCATCCGCGAGATCGGCATCCGCCGGGCCCTGGGCGCCACGCGCAAGCACATCATGTGGCAGTTCCTGGTCGAGACCGGCGTGCTCTCCGCCATCGGCGGGCTGGTCGGCGTGGGCGTCGGCGTCGGGGGAAGCCTCGCCGTCGGCTGGGCCGTGCCCAGCATGCCCACCGCCCTCACGCTCTGGTCGATCCTGCTCTCCTTCGCGGTGGCGACGGCGACGGGCCTGATCTTCGGCCTGTACCCCGCCCGACGCGCCAGCGCCCAGGACCCCATCGTCGCGCTGCGCCACGACTAG
- a CDS encoding S41 family peptidase: MRGLPPPTPHAKERRVTKSERYRTQPRAAWKRALIAVPVVGISVLGLAAGAAIGKRLATGASADDYAFFDELVEVKHLLSQRYVDAPDDARLREGAIRGMVEALDDPYTVYVPAAEQRNFNKDLTGEYVGIGAQVNQQEGWLTIVSPLEDSPAFRAGLMAEDRVVEIDGKSTQGLSVDECIDLLLGEPGTSVVLTVERSGERSQITIVRERIKTRAVKGFRRSDADPNAWDYLIDPNRRIAYIRLTQFTPGCADEVEAALRSVGADSGALGGLVLDLRFNPGGLLNEAEKIADLFLAEGVIVSTRGRAHPEQVRRAEAPGTLPDFPIVLLLNGQSASASEVLAGALVENNRAVAVGTRSFGKGSVQSVLHLPSGNGSELKLTEQGYYLPSGRSLSRKDDSPAWGVDPTDGFYVPVTDAELIAMLEVRRKNEVLRAAGGTPPTGNWSDPEWVLEELKDAQLAAAVKAMRGKIDTGAWVKTGQAGQAVTAIGLAEAARLTQLRERMLRELDRTDRRLEALESAVGEVKPQDLWADSAEVSGGVVEIRDKNGALIATLDVTGPDLERWLVDAPVKPRPATPQR; this comes from the coding sequence GTGCGCGGCCTGCCGCCGCCCACCCCCCACGCGAAGGAGCGCCGTGTGACCAAGAGCGAGCGATATCGGACGCAGCCCCGTGCGGCGTGGAAGCGCGCCCTCATCGCCGTGCCCGTCGTGGGCATCAGCGTGCTGGGGCTCGCGGCGGGTGCGGCCATCGGCAAGCGCCTCGCCACCGGCGCCTCCGCCGACGACTACGCGTTCTTCGACGAACTCGTCGAGGTCAAGCACCTGCTCTCGCAGCGGTACGTCGACGCACCCGACGACGCAAGGCTCCGCGAGGGCGCCATCCGCGGCATGGTCGAGGCCCTCGACGACCCGTACACCGTGTACGTGCCCGCGGCCGAGCAGCGCAACTTCAACAAGGACCTGACCGGCGAGTACGTCGGCATCGGCGCGCAGGTGAACCAGCAGGAGGGCTGGCTCACCATCGTCTCTCCGCTGGAAGATTCACCCGCGTTCCGCGCCGGGCTCATGGCCGAGGATCGCGTCGTCGAGATCGACGGCAAGAGCACGCAGGGCCTGAGCGTCGACGAGTGCATCGACCTGCTGCTGGGCGAGCCGGGCACCAGCGTCGTGCTCACCGTCGAGCGGTCGGGCGAGCGTTCGCAGATCACGATCGTGCGCGAGCGGATCAAGACCCGCGCCGTCAAGGGCTTCCGCCGCTCCGACGCCGACCCCAACGCGTGGGACTACCTCATCGATCCCAATCGGCGGATCGCGTACATCCGGCTCACGCAGTTCACGCCCGGCTGCGCCGACGAGGTCGAGGCGGCGCTGCGATCGGTCGGCGCCGACTCGGGCGCGCTGGGCGGGCTCGTGCTCGATCTGCGGTTCAACCCGGGCGGGCTGCTGAACGAGGCCGAGAAGATCGCGGACCTCTTCCTCGCCGAGGGCGTCATCGTCTCGACGCGGGGGCGGGCGCACCCGGAGCAGGTGCGCCGGGCCGAAGCGCCGGGCACGCTGCCGGACTTCCCGATCGTGCTGCTGCTGAACGGGCAGTCGGCGTCGGCCAGCGAGGTGCTGGCCGGGGCGCTCGTCGAGAACAACCGCGCGGTCGCCGTCGGCACGCGCTCGTTCGGCAAGGGGAGCGTGCAGAGCGTGCTGCACCTGCCGAGCGGGAACGGCTCGGAACTCAAGCTCACCGAGCAGGGGTACTACCTGCCCAGCGGGCGCAGCCTCTCGCGCAAGGACGACTCGCCCGCGTGGGGCGTCGACCCGACGGACGGCTTCTACGTGCCCGTCACCGACGCCGAACTCATCGCGATGCTCGAAGTGCGCCGCAAGAACGAGGTGCTGCGCGCCGCCGGGGGCACGCCCCCGACGGGCAACTGGAGCGACCCGGAGTGGGTGCTCGAGGAACTGAAGGACGCGCAGCTCGCCGCGGCGGTCAAGGCCATGCGCGGCAAGATTGACACCGGCGCGTGGGTCAAAACCGGGCAGGCGGGCCAGGCCGTGACGGCGATCGGTCTGGCCGAGGCCGCCCGTCTCACGCAGCTTCGCGAGCGCATGCTCCGCGAACTCGACCGCACGGATCGACGGCTCGAGGCGCTCGAGTCGGCGGTGGGCGAGGTGAAGCCGCAGGACCTGTGGGCCGACAGCGCCGAGGTCTCGGGCGGCGTCGTCGAGATCCGCGACAAGAACGGCGCGCTCATCGCCACGCTCGACGTCACCGGGCCGGACCTGGAACGCTGGCTGGTCGATGCGCCCGTCAAGCCGCGCCCCGCCACGCCCCAGCGCTAG
- a CDS encoding helix-turn-helix transcriptional regulator, translated as MKSPAKPSARPSAKPGAKAGVQTRTKPTSASGHRAAATRVRRGGEYVLVPTAEYERLVVRQAARRAAQVLDAGDAGWVDSDAALTSLRRGRIAQVREERGLTQRELGRLLGVPQSRVSRLERHPDSTTLRQLKRVAEALGVEPADLL; from the coding sequence GTGAAGTCGCCCGCCAAGCCATCCGCCAGGCCATCGGCCAAGCCGGGAGCGAAGGCGGGTGTGCAGACCCGCACCAAGCCGACGTCTGCGAGCGGGCACCGGGCGGCGGCCACGCGCGTGCGGCGCGGAGGCGAGTACGTGCTCGTCCCGACGGCGGAGTACGAGCGGCTCGTCGTCCGCCAGGCGGCCCGCCGCGCGGCGCAGGTGCTGGACGCGGGCGACGCCGGATGGGTGGACTCCGACGCGGCGCTGACGTCGCTGCGTCGCGGGCGCATCGCGCAGGTGCGCGAAGAACGCGGGCTGACGCAGCGCGAACTCGGGCGGCTGCTCGGCGTGCCGCAGTCGCGGGTGTCGCGCCTCGAGCGCCACCCGGACTCCACCACGCTGCGGCAGCTCAAGCGCGTGGCCGAGGCGCTCGGCGTCGAGCCCGCCGACCTGCTGTAA
- the uvrA gene encoding excinuclease ABC subunit UvrA, with amino-acid sequence MPQNRPVAVEVGAQDSPSQRSIRVRGAREHNLKNISLEIPRDRLVVMTGLSGSGKSSLAFDTIFAEGPRKYMESLSAYARQFLEQLKKPDVDEVEGVPPTIAIEQRSASGNPRSTVATTTEIYDYLRLLYARCGTPYSWAPTKVKKDGTVQERSGRPITATTSTQIVDALMGTPALRAGDSPHAERGSTRRVMILAPVVRAKKGFHRDVLEDLSGQGWNRVRVNGDLKDLREVLKEPGENPLKLGRYEKHSIDAVIDRATLSPDARQRIAESVEAALRIAKGLVVASVEGEGGAWRDTTYSTLYADPDHPEVALEELEPRLFSFNSPQGACTTCSGLGTLLELDEAMVMPDAGKSLREGAIEAYAKNMAVRAWFHRALKKFCRAYKVSFEDPVSSFPPDVRHKLMHGAPAEETRKVALGKWEGVLPELTTWWKNTDNPSVKEWLGQFMSNTQCPECRGDRLRIEALHVLIESSHGVDRAACSDNVIGRPAGAETSARLRMLNIAEFSRLTITDAAAFAQGLRLSPEQRTIAEPILKEINNRLRFLAGVGLEYLSLSRKTSTLSGGEAQRIRLASQVGSGLVGACYVLDEPTIGLHQRDNDRLIGTLRHLADIGNTVLVVEHDEDMIRAADHVIDIGPGPGVHGGRVVAQGTVAEICANPDSLTGDYLSGRKSIETPAKRRRLNTKQAIIVKGARENNLQRVDVAFPLGGLVCVTGVSGSGKSTLVNDILLRAARQHLLGTRESPGAHGSFKWPGALERVIEVDQSPIGRTPRSNPATYTGFFDEIRKVFVQTKEARVRGYKPGRFSFNVSAQNGGGRCEACQGQGLKKIEMHFLPDVYVECEVCAGKRYNRETLEVTYKGKSIADVLDMTVEDACGFFENHPKIARFLRCLHDVGLDYVQLGQPSTQLSGGEAQRIKLATELGKGSGELGPAGRTLYILDEPTTGLHFEDIRKLVLVMNRLADAGNTLVVIEHNLDVIKCADWIIDLGPEGGGGGGRVVASGTPEQVARVDASHTGRYLARMLTQN; translated from the coding sequence GTGCCGCAGAATCGCCCCGTCGCTGTTGAGGTTGGCGCACAGGACTCGCCTTCACAGCGGTCGATCCGCGTGCGCGGGGCGCGCGAGCACAACCTCAAGAACATCAGCCTCGAGATCCCGCGCGACCGGCTGGTCGTGATGACCGGGCTCTCGGGCAGCGGCAAGAGCAGCCTCGCCTTCGACACCATCTTCGCCGAGGGGCCGCGCAAGTACATGGAGTCGCTCTCCGCGTACGCCCGCCAGTTCCTCGAGCAGCTCAAGAAGCCCGACGTCGACGAGGTCGAGGGCGTCCCCCCCACCATCGCGATCGAGCAGCGTTCGGCGAGCGGCAACCCGCGCTCGACCGTCGCGACGACCACCGAGATCTACGACTACCTGCGCCTGCTCTACGCCCGCTGCGGCACGCCGTACTCCTGGGCGCCGACCAAGGTGAAGAAGGACGGCACGGTGCAGGAGCGCAGCGGGCGCCCGATCACGGCGACGACGAGCACGCAGATCGTCGATGCCTTGATGGGTACCCCCGCACTCCGTGCGGGCGACTCACCCCACGCGGAGCGAGGGAGTACCCGACGGGTCATGATCCTCGCCCCGGTCGTGCGCGCGAAGAAGGGCTTCCACCGCGACGTGCTCGAGGACCTCTCGGGCCAGGGCTGGAACCGCGTGCGCGTGAACGGCGACCTCAAGGACCTGCGCGAGGTGCTGAAGGAGCCCGGCGAGAACCCGCTGAAGCTGGGACGCTACGAGAAGCACTCCATCGACGCGGTGATCGACCGCGCGACGCTCTCGCCCGACGCGCGCCAGCGCATCGCCGAGTCGGTGGAGGCGGCCCTGCGGATCGCCAAGGGGCTGGTGGTGGCGAGCGTCGAGGGCGAGGGTGGCGCGTGGCGCGACACGACGTACTCGACGCTCTACGCGGACCCCGACCACCCGGAGGTCGCGCTCGAGGAGCTCGAACCCCGGCTGTTCTCGTTCAACTCGCCGCAGGGCGCGTGCACGACGTGCAGCGGGCTGGGCACGCTGCTGGAGCTCGACGAGGCGATGGTGATGCCCGACGCGGGCAAGAGCCTGCGCGAGGGGGCGATCGAGGCGTACGCGAAGAACATGGCGGTGCGCGCGTGGTTTCACCGGGCGCTGAAGAAGTTCTGCCGCGCGTACAAGGTGAGCTTCGAGGACCCGGTCTCGAGCTTCCCGCCGGACGTGCGCCACAAGCTCATGCACGGCGCCCCGGCGGAGGAGACCCGCAAGGTCGCGCTGGGCAAGTGGGAGGGCGTGCTGCCCGAGCTCACGACGTGGTGGAAGAACACGGACAACCCGTCGGTGAAGGAGTGGCTCGGGCAGTTCATGTCGAACACGCAGTGCCCGGAGTGCCGGGGTGATCGCCTGCGGATCGAGGCGCTGCACGTGCTGATCGAGAGTTCGCACGGCGTCGACCGGGCGGCGTGCTCGGACAACGTCATCGGGCGTCCGGCGGGCGCGGAGACCTCGGCCCGGCTGCGCATGCTGAACATCGCGGAGTTCTCGCGCCTCACGATCACCGACGCCGCGGCGTTCGCCCAGGGGCTGCGCCTGAGCCCCGAGCAGCGGACGATCGCCGAGCCGATCCTGAAGGAGATCAACAACCGCCTGCGGTTCCTGGCGGGCGTCGGGCTGGAATACCTGAGCCTGTCGCGCAAGACCTCGACGCTCTCGGGGGGCGAGGCGCAGCGCATCCGCCTGGCGAGCCAGGTGGGCAGCGGGCTGGTGGGCGCGTGCTACGTGCTCGACGAGCCGACGATCGGGCTGCACCAGCGCGACAACGACCGGCTGATCGGCACGCTGCGTCACCTGGCGGACATCGGCAACACGGTGCTCGTGGTGGAGCACGACGAGGACATGATCCGGGCCGCGGACCATGTGATCGACATCGGCCCGGGCCCGGGCGTGCACGGCGGGCGGGTCGTGGCGCAGGGCACGGTCGCGGAGATCTGCGCGAACCCCGACTCGCTCACGGGCGATTATCTCTCGGGGCGCAAGTCCATCGAGACGCCCGCGAAGCGCCGGCGCCTCAACACGAAGCAGGCGATCATCGTGAAGGGCGCGCGCGAGAACAACCTGCAGCGCGTGGACGTGGCGTTCCCGCTCGGCGGGCTCGTGTGCGTCACGGGCGTCAGCGGGTCGGGCAAGAGCACGCTGGTGAACGACATCCTGCTGCGGGCGGCGCGCCAGCACCTGCTCGGCACGCGCGAGAGCCCCGGCGCGCACGGGTCGTTCAAGTGGCCCGGCGCGCTCGAACGCGTCATCGAGGTCGACCAGAGCCCCATCGGGCGCACGCCCCGCAGCAACCCGGCGACCTACACCGGGTTCTTCGACGAGATCCGCAAGGTCTTCGTCCAGACCAAGGAGGCCCGCGTCCGCGGGTACAAGCCCGGGCGGTTCTCGTTCAACGTCTCGGCGCAGAACGGGGGCGGGCGCTGCGAGGCCTGCCAGGGCCAGGGCCTCAAGAAGATCGAGATGCACTTCCTGCCCGACGTCTACGTCGAGTGCGAGGTCTGCGCCGGCAAGCGCTACAACCGCGAGACCCTCGAGGTGACGTACAAGGGCAAGAGCATCGCCGATGTCCTCGACATGACCGTCGAGGACGCCTGCGGGTTCTTCGAGAACCACCCGAAGATCGCCCGCTTCCTGCGCTGCCTGCACGACGTCGGGCTCGACTACGTGCAGCTCGGCCAGCCCAGCACGCAGCTCTCCGGGGGCGAGGCACAACGCATCAAGCTCGCCACCGAGCTCGGCAAGGGCTCCGGCGAGCTCGGCCCCGCCGGACGCACGCTGTACATCCTCGACGAGCCCACCACGGGCCTGCACTTCGAGGACATCCGAAAGCTCGTCCTCGTCATGAACCGCCTCGCCGACGCCGGAAACACCCTCGTCGTCATCGAGCACAACCTCGACGTCATCAAGTGCGCCGACTGGATCATCGACCTCGGCCCCGAGGGCGGGGGCGGCGGCGGACGCGTCGTCGCCAGCGGCACGCCCGAGCAGGTCGCCCGCGTCGATGCCAGCCACACCGGTCGGTACCTCGCGCGCATGCTCACTCAAAACTGA
- the tsaD gene encoding tRNA (adenosine(37)-N6)-threonylcarbamoyltransferase complex transferase subunit TsaD gives MIILGLETSCDETAAAIVRDGRVVLSSVVASQNDIHAEYAGVVPELASRAHAERLVPVVRAALEEAGIGLGMIDAVAVGHRPGLIGSLLVGVSGAKALAWSLGRPLVGVDHVHAHLYAGVLHEPGERPATPADDLFPAVGLVVSGGHTSLYRLESWTGLTRVGATIDDAMGEAFDKAAAILGIPFPGGPHLDALAESPGADDRAADLPVSRLGRESLDFSFSGLKTALLYAAKGVPGERSKTPPPPALTDGRRRDLAASFRRAACDAALLKITRAFDHAPVPPRALLVGGGVAANRLLRRELTRFAAARGAALVIPPLHLCVDNAAMIAGLAHVLATSGRTSDLSLQAQPTTSC, from the coding sequence ATGATCATCCTCGGGCTCGAAACCTCCTGCGACGAGACCGCGGCGGCGATCGTCCGCGACGGGCGGGTGGTGCTGTCGAGCGTCGTCGCCTCGCAGAACGACATCCACGCCGAGTACGCGGGCGTCGTGCCCGAGCTCGCCAGCCGCGCCCACGCCGAACGCCTCGTGCCGGTCGTGCGGGCCGCGCTGGAAGAGGCCGGGATCGGGCTGGGGATGATCGACGCCGTCGCGGTCGGACATCGCCCGGGGCTCATCGGCTCGCTGCTCGTGGGGGTGTCGGGCGCCAAGGCGCTGGCGTGGAGCCTGGGCAGGCCCCTGGTCGGCGTCGACCATGTGCACGCGCACCTGTACGCGGGCGTGCTGCACGAGCCCGGAGAGCGGCCCGCGACGCCGGCGGATGACCTGTTCCCCGCGGTGGGACTCGTGGTGTCGGGGGGGCACACGAGCCTGTACCGCCTGGAATCGTGGACGGGCCTGACGCGCGTGGGCGCGACGATCGACGACGCGATGGGCGAGGCGTTCGACAAGGCCGCCGCGATTCTCGGCATCCCGTTCCCCGGCGGGCCTCACCTCGACGCGCTGGCCGAATCACCGGGCGCCGACGACCGGGCGGCGGACCTTCCCGTCAGCCGCCTGGGGCGCGAGTCGCTGGACTTCTCGTTCTCGGGGCTCAAGACGGCGTTGCTGTACGCGGCGAAGGGCGTGCCGGGCGAGCGATCGAAGACGCCCCCGCCCCCGGCGCTGACCGACGGGCGCCGGCGCGATCTGGCGGCGAGCTTCCGCCGAGCCGCCTGCGACGCGGCGCTCCTCAAGATCACGCGCGCGTTCGACCATGCGCCCGTCCCGCCCCGCGCGCTGCTCGTCGGCGGGGGCGTGGCGGCGAACCGCCTGCTGCGGCGCGAACTGACGCGATTCGCCGCGGCACGGGGCGCGGCGCTCGTCATCCCGCCGCTGCACCTGTGCGTCGACAACGCCGCCATGATCGCGGGGCTCGCGCACGTCCTCGCCACGAGCGGACGCACATCGGACCTGTCGCTGCAGGCCCAGCCCACCACGTCGTGCTGA
- a CDS encoding peptide chain release factor-like protein, giving the protein MPSGRPNPFRFAGKPPAPGARAPDAPPAREPPVLWRDPPHPATLDEETLLREITMDRQRSGGPGGQHRNKVETAVVFTHPGTGIIAQAAERRSVRENRPVALRRLRLALAMGVRCPVPDGDQRSALWRSRCDRAGRIACNPQHADFPALLAEALDMAWACGLDVARAAARLACTTSQLVRLVKDHPPAFAMLNEARRARGERALK; this is encoded by the coding sequence ATGCCCTCCGGACGCCCCAACCCCTTCCGATTCGCGGGCAAGCCGCCGGCGCCGGGCGCTCGCGCACCCGACGCGCCCCCGGCGCGCGAGCCGCCCGTGCTCTGGCGCGATCCCCCACACCCCGCCACGCTCGACGAAGAAACACTGCTGCGCGAGATCACCATGGACCGCCAGCGCAGCGGCGGCCCGGGCGGGCAGCACCGCAACAAGGTCGAGACGGCCGTCGTCTTCACGCACCCGGGCACGGGCATCATCGCCCAGGCCGCCGAGCGACGCAGCGTGCGCGAGAACCGGCCCGTCGCGCTGCGGCGGCTGCGCCTCGCGCTGGCCATGGGCGTGCGTTGCCCGGTGCCCGACGGCGACCAGCGCAGCGCCCTGTGGCGATCGCGCTGCGACCGCGCCGGGCGCATCGCCTGCAACCCGCAGCACGCCGATTTCCCGGCGTTGCTCGCCGAAGCCCTGGACATGGCGTGGGCATGCGGGCTTGATGTCGCCAGGGCCGCGGCGCGCCTGGCGTGCACGACGAGCCAGCTCGTGCGGCTCGTGAAGGACCACCCGCCGGCGTTCGCCATGCTGAACGAGGCGCGCCGGGCGCGGGGCGAGCGCGCGTTGAAGTGA
- the hflX gene encoding GTPase HflX, with protein sequence MAKERTELRVASERAVLAAVRLPDSTFDPRDPFGELRALAEQAGATVVGECSQRLERPVAGTYMGSGKISELKGLCEMLEASTVLFDHDLSPKQISNIEQAIGRKVVDRSELILDIFASRATTNEAKLQVELAQLEYTYPRLKAMWDHLERIVGGGGVAGIGTRGPGEQQLEIDRRLVQRRKLALQRELEVIQARRRREVAARKREHFTVGIVGYTNAGKSTLFNTLTAGGAYADDRLFATLMTRTRHWDLGGGGGVMLSDTVGFVRDIPHHLVASFKATLEEATHADMLLIVLDVSDPAAELQYAAVNRVLDELFEELERSRHEEDRLHARPARVLLLNKVDRLTDNAELLVWQRKVPGAIGISALPGPDGRLSIGADELERVVRDACLGGVETFRITLPISDAKTIHMIETRGEVTAREYDADRVTIVAHIGRRHLAQLRSQGARLELADERGRPLTPEETPGYTPARAWGE encoded by the coding sequence ATGGCGAAGGAACGAACCGAACTCCGCGTGGCGTCCGAACGGGCGGTCCTCGCGGCCGTCCGACTCCCGGACTCCACATTCGACCCGCGCGACCCCTTCGGCGAGCTGCGCGCCCTGGCCGAGCAGGCCGGCGCGACCGTCGTGGGCGAGTGCTCGCAGCGCCTGGAGCGCCCGGTGGCCGGCACGTACATGGGCAGCGGGAAGATCAGCGAACTGAAGGGGCTGTGCGAGATGCTCGAGGCCTCGACGGTGCTCTTTGATCATGACCTCTCGCCCAAGCAGATCAGCAACATCGAGCAGGCGATCGGGCGGAAGGTGGTGGACCGCTCGGAGCTGATCCTCGACATCTTCGCCAGCCGCGCCACCACGAACGAGGCCAAGCTGCAGGTGGAGCTCGCGCAGCTCGAGTACACGTACCCGCGCCTCAAGGCGATGTGGGACCACCTGGAGCGCATCGTCGGGGGCGGTGGCGTCGCAGGAATCGGCACGCGCGGCCCGGGCGAGCAGCAGCTCGAGATCGACCGGCGCCTCGTGCAGCGGCGCAAGCTCGCCCTGCAGCGCGAGCTCGAGGTCATCCAGGCCCGGCGCCGGCGCGAGGTCGCCGCCCGCAAGCGCGAGCACTTCACCGTCGGCATCGTCGGGTACACGAACGCCGGAAAGTCCACGCTCTTCAACACCCTCACCGCGGGCGGTGCCTACGCCGACGACCGCCTCTTCGCCACGCTCATGACCCGCACGCGCCACTGGGACCTCGGCGGCGGCGGGGGCGTGATGCTCTCCGACACCGTCGGCTTCGTGCGCGACATCCCGCACCACCTCGTCGCGTCCTTCAAGGCGACCCTCGAGGAAGCCACCCACGCCGACATGTTGCTCATCGTGCTCGACGTCTCGGACCCCGCGGCCGAACTGCAGTACGCCGCCGTGAACCGCGTGCTGGACGAGCTGTTCGAGGAACTGGAACGCTCGCGCCACGAGGAAGACCGCCTGCACGCCCGCCCGGCGCGCGTGCTGCTGCTGAACAAGGTCGATCGCCTCACCGACAATGCCGAACTGCTGGTCTGGCAGCGCAAGGTGCCCGGCGCGATCGGCATCTCGGCACTCCCCGGGCCCGACGGCCGCCTGTCGATCGGGGCCGACGAACTGGAGCGTGTCGTGCGCGACGCCTGCCTCGGCGGCGTCGAGACGTTCCGCATCACCCTGCCGATCTCGGACGCGAAGACGATCCACATGATCGAGACCCGCGGCGAGGTGACGGCCCGCGAGTACGACGCCGACCGCGTGACGATCGTCGCGCACATCGGACGCCGACACCTGGCGCAACTGCGTTCGCAAGGGGCGAGGCTGGAACTCGCGGACGAGCGCGGCAGGCCGCTGACGCCGGAAGAGACGCCCGGATACACGCCCGCGCGTGCGTGGGGCGAGTAG